The following proteins are encoded in a genomic region of Magnolia sinica isolate HGM2019 chromosome 1, MsV1, whole genome shotgun sequence:
- the LOC131239059 gene encoding uncharacterized protein LOC131239059: MSSASRAWIVAASVGAVEALKDQGICRWNHAFRSLHQQAKKSVGLYAQAKRLSPSLDSSLVTKRIDGVEKMKQSEESLRKVMYLSCWGPN; the protein is encoded by the coding sequence ATGAGTTCGGCGAGCAGAGCATGGATTGTCGCTGCAAGCGTCGGAGCGGTTGAAGCATTGAAAGATCAAGGTATTTGTAGATGGAATCACGCTTTCAGATCTCTACATCAGCAAGCAAAGAAGAGCGTCGGATTGTATGCACAAGCCAAGAGACTCTCTCCTTCTTTAGATTCCTCTCTCGTGACAAAGAGAATAGATGGAGTCGAGAAAATGAAGCAGTCTGAAGAGTCATTGAGGAAAGTAATGTATTTGAGCTGTTGGGGACCCAACtga
- the LOC131236801 gene encoding uncharacterized protein LOC131236801: MSSASRAWIVAASVGAVEALKDQGICRWNYAFRSLHQQAKKSIGSYAQAKRLSPSLDSSLVTKRIDGIEKMKQSEESLRKVMYLSCWGPN, translated from the coding sequence ATGAGTTCGGCGAGCAGAGCATGGATTGTCGCTGCAAGCGTCGGAGCGGTTGAAGCACTGAAAGATCAAGGTATTTGTAGATGGAATTACGCTTTCAGATCTCTACATCAGCAAGCGAAGAAGAGCATCGGATCGTATGCACAAGCCAAGAGACTCTCTCCTTCTTTAGATTCCTCTCTCGTAACAAAGAGAATAGATGGAATCGAGAAAATGAAGCAGTCTGAAGAGTCATTGAGGAAAGTAATGTATTTGAGCTGTTGGGGACCCAACtga
- the LOC131237964 gene encoding uncharacterized protein LOC131237964 — MSSTSRAWMVAASVGAVEALKDQGFCRWNYPLRYLHQQAKKSIGSYAQANRLSPSLDSSLVTKRRDGVEKTKQSEESLRKVMYLSCWGPN; from the coding sequence ATGAGTTCGACGAGCAGAGCATGGATGGTCGCTGCAAGCGTGGGAGCAGTTGAAGCACTGAAAGATCAGGGCTTTTGTAGATGGAACTACCCTTTGAGATATCTACATCAGCAAGCAAAGAAGAGCATCGGATCGTATGCACAAGCCAAtagactctctccttctctcgaTTCATCTCTTGTAACAAAGAGAAGAGATGGAGTTGAGAAAACGAAGCAGTCAGAAGAGTCATTGAGGAAAGTAATGTATTTGAGCTGTTGGGGACCCAACTGA